One genomic window of Manihot esculenta cultivar AM560-2 chromosome 16, M.esculenta_v8, whole genome shotgun sequence includes the following:
- the LOC110608230 gene encoding uncharacterized protein LOC110608230: MIISENQSAFIPHRLITNNVMVAFEMINKGRNNGNCALKIDISKAYDIVEWEILKGMLEQFDFSTQRIRWLTMCFSKVSYNINFNGDWIGPIVPGRGLRQGDPISTLEETDSIKSILNTYAAASGQVVNFNKSGIFFGSNVVSSIRSNISNILDVHSPLSHSAYLGLPSLIGRNKKAIFGFLKERMWKRINLWSSRFLSRAGRENGQWILVGVKEKGGGVLIG; the protein is encoded by the exons ATGATTATCTCTGAGAATCAGTCTGCCTTTATTCCTCATCGGTTGATTACCAATAATGTTATGGTTGCGTTTGAAATGATTAATAAGGGCAGAAATAATGGTAATTGTGcacttaaaattgatatttctaaAGCTTATGATATAGTAGAGTGGGAGATTCTAAAAGGCATGCTGGAACAATTTGATTTTTCTACTCAACGGATTAGGTGGTTGACTATGTGCTTTTCGAAAGTTTCTtacaatatcaattttaatggTGATTGGATTGGTCCTATTGTGCCTGGTAGAGGTCTTCGACAGGGGGATCCTATTTCTAC ACTGGAGGAAACAGATAGTATTAAATCTATTCTCAATACCTATGCGGCTGCTTCTGGTCAAGTGGTGAACTTCAACAAATCTGGCATTTTCTTCGGTTCAAATGTGGTCTCCTCTATAAGGTCTAATATCAGTAATATCCTGGATGTTCATTCACCATTGAGTCATAGTGCCTATCTGGGGTTACCTTCTCTTATTGGGAGGAACAAAAAAGCAATTTTTGGTTTTTTGAAAGAAAGAATGTGGAAGAGGATTAATTTATGGAGCAGTAGATTCCTATCTAGAGCAGGCAGGGAG AATGGTCAATGGATTTTGGTGGGGGTAAAAGAGAAGGGCGGAGGGGTATTAATTGGCTAG